One Eubacteriales bacterium mix99 genomic window carries:
- a CDS encoding L-rhamnose isomerase, which produces MIQIYSDDQVEEDYGRARELYGKFGVDTDAVLKRMAGLEISMHCWQGDDVTGLEANANGLSGGGIMATGNYPGKPRNGEELRSDMKKAMSLIPGKQRVNLHASYAETGGTFVERDQLKPEYFQKWIKWARENHIGMDFNSTFFSHPMADSGFTLASRDKEVREFWIRHAKACREIAASIGRELGSPAIHNIWIPDGSKDLPADRMIHRRILKDSLDEILSVKYDENYVKDAVESKLFGIGSEAYVVGSHEFYMGYALTRNIMICLDAGHFHPTEGIADKISALLNFSGEILLHLSRGVRWDSDHVPILNDDLMAIAHEVIRCNVLDRVHIALDFFDASINRLSAWVIGTRNAMKAMLIAMLEPVGLLREAEENGDLGNRLALMEEFKTLPYGAVWNRFCLDQHVPVGADWLNSVKEYEDSVLANRK; this is translated from the coding sequence ATGATTCAAATCTATTCTGATGACCAGGTGGAAGAGGATTATGGTCGTGCAAGAGAGCTGTATGGAAAGTTCGGTGTCGATACGGATGCGGTTTTGAAGCGGATGGCGGGTCTGGAGATTTCCATGCATTGCTGGCAGGGAGACGATGTAACGGGACTGGAGGCAAATGCCAATGGTTTGTCCGGCGGAGGCATCATGGCCACCGGCAATTATCCCGGAAAGCCCCGGAATGGGGAAGAACTGCGCTCGGACATGAAAAAGGCCATGTCCCTGATTCCGGGAAAGCAGCGGGTGAATCTGCATGCCAGTTATGCGGAAACGGGCGGAACATTTGTGGAACGGGATCAGCTGAAGCCGGAGTATTTTCAGAAATGGATCAAATGGGCAAGGGAGAACCATATCGGCATGGATTTCAATTCCACTTTCTTCTCTCATCCCATGGCGGATTCCGGATTTACCCTGGCCAGCCGGGACAAAGAGGTTCGGGAGTTCTGGATCCGTCACGCGAAGGCATGCCGGGAGATCGCGGCTTCCATTGGCAGGGAGCTGGGCAGCCCGGCGATCCATAATATATGGATTCCGGACGGTTCCAAGGACTTGCCGGCGGACCGCATGATACATCGCCGGATTCTGAAGGATTCCCTGGATGAGATCCTGTCCGTCAAATACGATGAGAACTATGTGAAGGATGCGGTGGAGAGCAAGCTGTTCGGCATTGGTTCGGAAGCCTATGTTGTGGGATCCCATGAATTTTATATGGGCTATGCCCTGACCAGAAACATTATGATATGTCTGGACGCAGGACATTTTCATCCCACAGAGGGGATTGCGGACAAGATATCTGCTCTTCTGAACTTTTCCGGAGAGATTCTGCTTCATCTAAGCAGGGGAGTCCGATGGGACAGTGATCATGTTCCCATATTGAACGATGATCTGATGGCGATTGCTCACGAAGTCATACGCTGCAATGTTCTGGATCGCGTACACATTGCCCTGGATTTCTTTGACGCCAGCATCAACCGTTTGTCTGCCTGGGTGATTGGCACCCGCAATGCGATGAAGGCCATGCTGATTGCCATGCTTGAGCCTGTCGGCCTGCTGCGGGAAGCGGAGGAGAACGGGGACCTGGGGAATCGGCTTGCCCTGATGGAGGAGTTCAAGACACTGCCCTATGGTGCGGTATGGAACAGGTTCTGTCTGGACCAGCACGTACCCGTGGGCGCAGATTGGCTGAACAGCGTCAAAGAATATGAAGATTCCGTGCTTGCCAATCGAAAATAA
- a CDS encoding winged helix DNA-binding protein, which yields MDRKKRGSLIEKLYQTQNIMMCELKISRNYGTAHKLTYSDICLLKCVQHNEGARASDLSQYLGITNGAVAQLAKKLDKKGYLEPYRIVGNKKEVYYKLTDAGEAACRGYDGHYGKLRSDLEEYVRGLDENSVEKVIGMMDLIINDTAVNENCSIAQMAGQAGHSQESTLKRCEKCQRIY from the coding sequence ATGGATAGGAAGAAAAGGGGAAGTCTAATAGAAAAGCTGTATCAGACGCAGAATATTATGATGTGCGAGTTAAAAATTTCCAGGAATTATGGAACGGCGCACAAACTGACCTATTCCGATATTTGCCTGCTGAAGTGTGTGCAGCATAACGAAGGGGCCAGAGCCAGCGACTTGTCGCAGTATCTGGGGATTACCAACGGTGCGGTGGCACAGCTTGCCAAAAAGCTGGATAAAAAGGGATATCTGGAGCCATATCGCATCGTCGGGAACAAAAAGGAAGTCTATTATAAACTGACGGACGCCGGGGAAGCTGCCTGCAGGGGATATGACGGGCACTATGGAAAACTGAGATCCGATCTGGAGGAATATGTCCGGGGATTGGATGAGAACTCCGTAGAAAAAGTCATCGGGATGATGGATTTGATTATCAATGACACCGCCGTGAATGAAAATTGCTCCATTGCCCAAATGGCTGGCCAAGCCGGTCATTCTCAGGAATCAACATTGAAGAGGTGCGAAAAATGCCAAAGAATTTATTGA
- a CDS encoding SufD family Fe-S cluster assembly protein, which produces MRQDTRKHNTRDQSALKQDTEKQETGKMPNQSMLEQGLGQHQGLGRHEKKVRRMQTRTWSRSYVNDAGMTVSGSDPGSFPGNTAIPASERIIQEQGPDKVPMKEDAAGFFLPREAGAFLDQYANRRHYLRIPRGYTEKDPIVLNLHLTGENPDLVDDVVIEAEEDSQVTVLINYTSEEGQKVHHYGRTRILAHRNAHVKLVKAQVLGEMAVHTDSIGGIAEEGARLDVVLAEIGAKNPFSSCNLVLKGEGSEAELDAVYLGDGQRSLDMSYRVEHRGKKTLSRITAKGVLLERCRKTFRDTLDFISGAAGSRGREEENVLMLSPDVRNLSAPVMLCGEENVEGDHALSSGRLDEKILFYLMSRGLSEVEAKKLLAEAAVSSVVEKIPEESIQNRIKDQVRKAIEKGGQTA; this is translated from the coding sequence ATGCGGCAGGATACACGGAAACATAATACGCGGGATCAAAGCGCATTGAAGCAGGATACGGAAAAACAGGAAACCGGAAAGATGCCGAACCAGAGTATGTTGGAACAGGGTTTGGGACAGCATCAGGGTCTGGGGAGACATGAAAAAAAGGTCCGGAGGATGCAGACACGTACCTGGAGCCGTTCCTATGTGAATGACGCCGGGATGACAGTGTCCGGATCGGATCCGGGATCTTTTCCGGGGAATACGGCGATTCCGGCATCGGAGCGGATTATTCAGGAGCAAGGCCCGGACAAAGTTCCCATGAAGGAGGACGCTGCGGGATTTTTCCTCCCCAGGGAAGCAGGTGCGTTCCTGGATCAGTATGCGAACCGGCGGCATTATCTGCGGATCCCCAGAGGATATACGGAAAAGGACCCGATTGTTCTAAATCTGCATTTGACCGGAGAAAATCCGGATCTGGTGGACGATGTCGTCATCGAGGCAGAGGAAGATTCCCAGGTGACGGTTCTGATAAACTATACCTCCGAAGAAGGACAGAAGGTCCATCATTACGGACGGACCCGGATTCTTGCCCATCGGAACGCCCATGTGAAGCTGGTGAAGGCGCAGGTGCTGGGGGAAATGGCGGTCCATACGGACTCCATCGGCGGCATTGCGGAGGAAGGAGCGCGGCTGGATGTCGTCCTTGCGGAGATTGGAGCGAAAAATCCCTTTTCCAGCTGCAATCTCGTTCTGAAGGGAGAGGGCAGCGAGGCAGAGCTGGATGCGGTTTATCTGGGAGATGGGCAGCGATCGCTGGACATGTCCTATCGCGTGGAACACCGGGGCAAAAAAACCTTGTCCCGCATCACCGCAAAAGGCGTTCTGCTGGAGCGGTGCAGGAAAACATTCCGGGATACGCTGGACTTTATCAGCGGCGCTGCCGGATCAAGGGGACGTGAGGAAGAGAACGTCCTGATGCTGAGTCCCGATGTGCGGAATCTGTCGGCGCCGGTCATGCTCTGCGGAGAGGAAAACGTGGAAGGGGATCATGCCCTGTCTTCCGGCAGGCTGGATGAAAAAATTCTGTTTTATCTGATGAGCCGCGGGCTCAGTGAAGTGGAAGCAAAAAAACTGCTGGCAGAGGCTGCTGTTTCTTCCGTTGTGGAGAAGATACCGGAGGAATCCATTCAGAACCGGATCAAGGATCAGGTCCGAAAAGCCATTGAGAAAGGAGGCCAAACGGCTTGA
- the sufB gene encoding Fe-S cluster assembly protein SufB, which translates to MERQKAMLEEADRERFDFRDRDQSSFKTDKGLTPEIVTEISKMKNEPEWMLQHRLRSLEIYNRLPMPDWGPSLDELHMDDIVAYVRPNTDMKSDWNQVPGYIKDTFERLGIPQAEQKSLAGVGAQYDSEVVYHNIRDELSKQGVIYTDMETAVREHEDIVRKLFMKLVPPEEHKFVALHGAVWSGGSFVYVPEGVHLDFPLQSYFRLNAAGAGQFEHTLIVVEKGASVHFIEGCSAPGYNMLNLHAGCVELYVREGATLRYSTIENWSKNMMNLNTKRAVVEKNGTIEWISGTFGSHVTMLYPSSILKGEGARSTFTGISFSGKGQNLDTGTKVVHAAPNTYSTIHSRSISKDGGIAVYRSTVEILPQAVGSKSSAVCESLMMDSDSRSDTIPSLDIRTDESDVGHEAKVGRISDEAVFYLMARGLTEQEARAMIVRGFVEPISRELPLEYAVEMNRLINIELEGTIG; encoded by the coding sequence CTGGAAAGACAAAAGGCAATGCTGGAGGAAGCCGACAGGGAACGTTTCGATTTTCGGGATAGGGATCAAAGCAGCTTCAAGACAGACAAGGGTCTGACTCCTGAGATTGTAACGGAAATATCAAAAATGAAAAATGAGCCGGAATGGATGCTGCAGCATCGCCTTCGTTCGCTGGAAATTTATAACCGGTTGCCGATGCCGGACTGGGGACCGTCTCTGGACGAGCTTCATATGGACGACATCGTCGCCTATGTCAGGCCAAATACGGATATGAAAAGTGACTGGAATCAGGTTCCCGGGTACATCAAGGATACCTTTGAGCGTCTGGGGATTCCGCAGGCGGAGCAGAAATCCCTGGCAGGCGTGGGAGCACAGTATGATTCCGAAGTGGTTTACCATAATATCCGGGACGAGCTGTCGAAACAGGGTGTAATTTATACCGATATGGAAACGGCGGTGCGGGAACACGAGGATATCGTCCGAAAGCTTTTCATGAAGCTGGTACCGCCGGAGGAGCATAAATTTGTGGCGCTTCATGGCGCGGTATGGTCGGGCGGTTCCTTTGTTTATGTGCCCGAAGGGGTGCATCTGGATTTCCCGCTTCAGTCCTATTTCCGGCTGAACGCCGCCGGCGCCGGGCAGTTTGAGCATACGCTGATCGTTGTGGAAAAAGGTGCAAGTGTTCACTTTATTGAAGGCTGCTCCGCTCCGGGATACAATATGCTGAACCTGCATGCCGGCTGTGTGGAGTTGTACGTGCGGGAAGGGGCCACTCTGCGGTATTCCACCATTGAGAACTGGTCGAAAAATATGATGAACCTCAATACCAAGCGTGCTGTTGTGGAAAAGAACGGCACCATTGAGTGGATATCCGGGACCTTTGGTTCCCATGTTACCATGCTGTATCCTTCCAGCATTCTGAAAGGGGAGGGGGCAAGATCCACCTTTACCGGCATTTCCTTTTCCGGGAAAGGTCAGAACCTGGATACCGGTACCAAAGTGGTGCATGCGGCACCCAATACGTATTCCACAATTCATTCCCGCTCCATTTCCAAGGACGGAGGAATTGCTGTTTACCGCAGTACCGTGGAAATCCTGCCGCAAGCGGTGGGGTCGAAATCCTCTGCTGTCTGTGAATCCCTGATGATGGACAGCGACTCCCGGTCGGATACTATCCCGTCACTGGATATCCGCACCGATGAGTCGGATGTCGGGCATGAGGCGAAAGTCGGGCGCATCAGCGATGAGGCCGTGTTCTACCTGATGGCCAGGGGTCTCACGGAGCAGGAGGCCAGAGCCATGATCGTCCGGGGATTTGTGGAACCGATTTCCCGGGAGCTTCCCCTGGAATATGCGGTGGAGATGAACCGGCTGATCAATATTGAACTGGAAGGAACCATTGGTTAG
- a CDS encoding SUF system NifU family Fe-S cluster assembly protein, which yields MELGDIYTEVVTEYSRSQKHRHPLEHPDVKVRGVNPSCGDDISLELKVKDGNIENAAILGSGCAISQASASIMADLIEGKSTAEAKHLAELFLGMIRKTVTDEKELEELEDAIALKNISNMPARVKCAVLSWHTLEEALDKLKGAGESH from the coding sequence TTGGAGTTGGGTGATATCTATACGGAAGTCGTAACGGAATACAGCCGTTCCCAAAAGCACCGGCACCCTCTGGAACATCCCGATGTCAAAGTGCGGGGAGTCAATCCCAGCTGCGGGGATGATATCAGTCTGGAACTGAAGGTGAAGGACGGCAACATTGAAAATGCCGCGATTCTGGGGAGCGGCTGTGCCATTTCCCAGGCATCTGCTTCCATTATGGCGGATTTGATTGAAGGGAAATCAACCGCTGAGGCGAAACATCTGGCGGAATTGTTTCTTGGCATGATCCGGAAAACCGTAACCGATGAAAAGGAATTGGAAGAGCTGGAGGACGCCATAGCCCTGAAGAATATTTCCAACATGCCTGCAAGGGTCAAATGTGCTGTGCTTTCCTGGCATACGCTGGAGGAAGCACTGGATAAGCTGAAGGGTGCGGGAGAGAGCCATTGA
- the sufC gene encoding Fe-S cluster assembly ATPase SufC — MPKNLLSIHNLSASAGGKRILDGIDLSIQAGEVHVLMGPNGAGKSTLANVIMGDPRYHVEDGSILFEGEDITEEKPDVRARKGIFLSFQAPEEIPGITVENFLRSAKAACTGEEIRLIPFRKELRSRMEELGIDPSYATRYLNVGFSGGEKKKNEVLQMAVLNPKLAILDETDSGLDIDAVRTISESIHHYKNKDNAILIITHITRILEDLPVDYVHIIANGRMVRTTDASVIDKINREGYASVLE, encoded by the coding sequence ATGCCAAAGAATTTATTGAGTATTCATAATCTTAGTGCGTCTGCCGGAGGGAAGCGCATATTGGACGGGATCGACCTTTCGATCCAGGCCGGAGAAGTACATGTGCTGATGGGCCCCAACGGCGCGGGAAAATCCACACTGGCCAATGTCATTATGGGAGATCCGCGCTATCACGTGGAGGATGGAAGCATTTTATTTGAAGGAGAGGACATTACAGAGGAAAAGCCGGATGTCCGGGCCAGAAAAGGGATCTTCCTTTCCTTTCAGGCGCCCGAGGAAATTCCCGGAATCACGGTTGAGAATTTTCTGCGCTCTGCAAAGGCAGCCTGTACCGGAGAGGAAATCAGGCTGATTCCCTTTCGGAAAGAGCTCCGTTCCAGGATGGAAGAGCTGGGGATTGATCCTTCCTATGCAACCCGCTATCTTAATGTAGGGTTTTCCGGCGGGGAAAAGAAGAAGAACGAAGTTCTCCAGATGGCCGTTCTGAACCCGAAGCTGGCTATCCTGGACGAAACCGATTCCGGGTTGGATATTGACGCGGTAAGGACGATTTCCGAGAGCATTCACCACTATAAAAACAAGGACAACGCAATCCTTATTATTACCCATATTACCAGGATCCTGGAGGATCTCCCCGTGGATTATGTTCATATCATAGCGAACGGGCGTATGGTCCGGACAACGGATGCCTCTGTGATCGATAAAATAAACCGGGAAGGCTATGCTTCGGTGCTTGAGTAA
- a CDS encoding cysteine desulfurase, translating into MNKYLHDFPLLCEKDEKGRRLAYLDNAATTQKPQSVLDAVMEYYQKSNANPHRGIYDLSVKATNAMESSRERIRSFIGAEKTDEVIFTKSATESLNLVAQSYGMSVLHSGDRVVLAISEHHSNLVPWQIVAKAREAELVYLYTDKAARIIPEEIEEKINDRTKIVAVAQASNVTGVINPVERIIERAHQVGAVVVVDGTQSVPHMAVNVSSMDADFFAFSAHKMLGPMGFGVLYGKEELLREMPPFLYGGDMIEYVEEQASTYAPLPEKFEGGTQNVGGAVGLSAAIDYLDKAGMENVRAGERDLTSYLMDQLHAIPHLHVLGPDNPEERIGVVSFVMEDAHPHDIATILNADGIAVRSGHHCAQPFLCRLGVTATCRASLYLYNTEEDIDRLAESLKSVRRWLNVGVG; encoded by the coding sequence TTGAACAAATACCTGCATGATTTTCCGCTGCTGTGTGAGAAAGATGAAAAAGGCCGCCGCCTGGCCTATCTCGACAATGCTGCCACGACGCAGAAGCCTCAGTCGGTATTGGATGCGGTGATGGAGTACTATCAGAAATCCAATGCCAATCCTCACCGGGGAATTTACGACCTGAGCGTGAAGGCCACCAACGCCATGGAGTCTTCGCGGGAAAGAATCCGTTCCTTTATCGGAGCGGAGAAGACGGATGAAGTCATCTTTACCAAAAGTGCCACCGAGTCCCTGAACCTGGTGGCCCAGAGCTATGGAATGTCCGTTCTGCATTCCGGCGACCGGGTTGTGCTGGCGATTTCCGAGCATCACAGCAATCTGGTGCCGTGGCAGATCGTGGCAAAGGCCCGGGAGGCCGAGCTGGTTTATCTGTATACGGACAAAGCAGCCCGTATTATCCCGGAGGAAATCGAAGAAAAGATCAATGATCGGACCAAAATCGTAGCTGTGGCGCAGGCGTCCAATGTGACCGGAGTCATCAATCCGGTGGAACGGATAATAGAACGGGCGCATCAGGTGGGAGCGGTGGTCGTCGTGGACGGAACCCAGAGTGTTCCCCATATGGCTGTAAACGTGTCCTCCATGGATGCGGACTTCTTTGCGTTTTCCGCCCATAAAATGCTGGGGCCCATGGGATTTGGCGTACTTTATGGAAAGGAAGAACTGCTCCGCGAAATGCCTCCGTTCCTATATGGCGGGGATATGATCGAGTATGTGGAGGAACAGGCTTCCACCTATGCCCCTCTTCCGGAAAAGTTTGAAGGAGGCACCCAGAACGTGGGAGGAGCAGTGGGCCTTTCCGCCGCCATCGACTACCTGGACAAGGCCGGCATGGAAAACGTCCGCGCAGGGGAAAGGGATCTAACCTCCTACCTGATGGACCAGCTGCATGCGATACCGCATCTTCACGTCCTGGGGCCGGACAATCCGGAGGAGCGGATCGGGGTGGTTTCCTTCGTAATGGAGGATGCCCATCCTCATGATATTGCAACGATACTGAATGCAGACGGGATTGCTGTCCGTTCCGGCCATCATTGCGCCCAGCCTTTTCTGTGCCGTCTGGGTGTAACGGCTACCTGCCGGGCCAGTCTGTACCTGTACAACACGGAAGAGGATATAGACCGCCTGGCGGAAAGCCTGAAAAGTGTCAGGAGGTGGCTGAACGTTGGAGTTGGGTGA
- a CDS encoding metal-dependent transcriptional regulator — protein MEKLTFSMENYLEAVFELSSGDNGARVSDIASWMGVTRPSTNSAMATLSEKGLITNEKYGEIFLTPKGREFAKHTSNKHHTIRKFFMEILKLDYKTADTDACAIEHVISNDSIQAMQDFMRAYQTNPGD, from the coding sequence ATGGAGAAGCTGACATTTTCCATGGAGAATTATCTGGAAGCGGTATTTGAGCTGTCGAGCGGGGACAATGGTGCAAGAGTATCCGATATTGCCAGCTGGATGGGAGTGACACGGCCGAGTACCAACAGTGCCATGGCAACACTCTCTGAAAAAGGCCTGATCACAAATGAAAAATATGGGGAAATATTTCTGACTCCCAAAGGAAGGGAGTTTGCAAAACATACTTCCAATAAGCATCATACCATCCGGAAGTTCTTTATGGAAATCCTGAAACTGGACTATAAAACAGCGGATACGGATGCCTGTGCCATTGAGCACGTGATCAGCAACGATTCCATCCAGGCGATGCAGGATTTTATGCGCGCGTATCAGACCAATCCCGGGGATTAG